Part of the Deltaproteobacteria bacterium genome is shown below.
CTTCCCCCGCCATGCGTGCCTGCATGGGGCGGTACTCAAAGTCTGCCATCTGGCCGGCCAGCAATCCGTGCTTTCCAAAGATCGCTTCCATAACTCCTCAACCTTATGGCATAGCAGCGCATTAAAAACCTGGAGGGAACCGCTTCAGCGGCTTTGTGGCCGTGAGCTCAGGAAGACAGACTTTGCCAGGAGCTCCTCCAGCAGAGGAATGGCCCACATAGCGCCACAGCAGTCGCCAAGCACCCGGCAGGACGGTCCGTCGTCTTTGCAGTGTGCCAGAGTCATCCGTGTCAATGCGATTCTGCTTCCAGGTCGGCCTTGAAAAATTGATCGAAGGAGGGCGTGGTTTGCCTGCTGAATTTTGTTGGGGCAGTGCCCTGTTTGAAAGGTTCGAACACGGCATTTGGATCGCCGGCTTTGGCTAGAAGCCCGGTCTTGGCGTCGATTCTTGCAAAAACCACGTTTTCGGCAACAGGAAAATCCTTCACCGGCCGCCCTTTCAGAATAGTGCGAGTATAGTTTACCCAGATGGGCGAGGCTGCCGGCGAGGCTGCCCGAGAGCCAGTCTCGTATTTACCCAGTTTCCGCTCATCGTCGAAGCCCACCCAGACGCCGGTCACATAAGAGGGAGTAAAGCCTATATACCAGGCGTCCTGCTGGTTGTTGGTGGTTCCTGTTTTGCCGGCGGAGGGCCGCCCCAGAGCCCTGGCCCGCCAGCCAGTACCGTATTTTACCACCTCTTGGAGCAGATGAGTCATTATGCAGGCAGTGTCCGTGCCGAGCACCCGTTTCTTCTTCACCTTGTTTTCTTCCAGGACCTCGCCGTTGCGATCCAGGATTTTCGTGATGAAAACAGGCTCCACCAGCTCTCCCTGGTTGGCGAATACGGAATAGGCCTTGGTGAGTTCCAGCAGTGATATTCCCGAAGAGCCGAGAGCCAGGGACAGGTCACGGCTCAAGGGAGCAGATATCCCAAGACGCCTGGCATAGTCAATTGCATAGTCGATGCCGATATCCCGGAGAATCTTGATGGTCACCACGTTGCGAGATTTGATCAGTGCTGTGCGGAAAAGCGTGGGCCCGTAGAATTTTTCCTTGTAGTTCTTGGGCTTCCAGGTCCAGTCCATCTGTTCGTCACTGTATATAATGGGAGAGTCGATGATAATGGTGGCAGGAGTGTAGCCCTTGTCCAGAGCTGCTGCATAGATAATTGGCTTGAACGCCGATCCTGGTTGACGCCGCGACTGAATCGCCCGGTTGAATTGACTCTTGTCGAATTGATATCCCCCCACCATTGCCTTCACATGACCAGTGTCATTTTCCAGGCACAGCAAAGCTCCCTGCACTTCAGGTTCCTGCTCCAGGGCCAGCTTCCAGGTGCCGGAAGCCTCGTCCTGCTCCAGCAAACGTACCAGAATCACATCCCCCACCCTGAGAACTTTGCCTGGATCTCTAACCTTCACTGTGCCATAGGCGATTTCAGGATCCGGTTTTCTGGCCCAGGCCATTTCTTTCAGAGGCAGAATGCCCACACCCTCACTGAAGCGAACCTTCACCATCTTATCCGCCCGGGACACAGCCACCACCACTCCTTTGACAATGTCCTTCGCCCGGGGGGCACGATAGTCCTTGCTCGCCTTCAGGTCCTGAATGAAGGTCTCTATATCCTCCACCGCCAGGTGGGCCAGAGGGCCACGGTAGCCCTGCCGCTTGTCCAGCTGCCGCAAACCTTTTCTCAGGGCTTGCTGGGCAGCCTTCTGAAACTCGA
Proteins encoded:
- a CDS encoding PBP1A family penicillin-binding protein produces the protein AGTIVQGGSTITQQVTKSLLLTPERSLTRKLREAILAYRIEKNLSKDEILYLYLNQIYLGHGAYGVEAAAENYFAKKVSELNLAECAMLAGLPQAPSRYSPYSHPERARERQVYVLNRMVENDYITPEQAAEAMATPIEIKKRSNWNLGGVPYFTEHVRRYLEKKYGREMLYRQGLQVYTTVNLEFQKAAQQALRKGLRQLDKRQGYRGPLAHLAVEDIETFIQDLKASKDYRAPRAKDIVKGVVVAVSRADKMVKVRFSEGVGILPLKEMAWARKPDPEIAYGTVKVRDPGKVLRVGDVILVRLLEQDEASGTWKLALEQEPEVQGALLCLENDTGHVKAMVGGYQFDKSQFNRAIQSRRQPGSAFKPIIYAAALDKGYTPATIIIDSPIIYSDEQMDWTWKPKNYKEKFYGPTLFRTALIKSRNVVTIKILRDIGIDYAIDYARRLGISAPLSRDLSLALGSSGISLLELTKAYSVFANQGELVEPVFITKILDRNGEVLEENKVKKKRVLGTDTACIMTHLLQEVVKYGTGWRARALGRPSAGKTGTTNNQQDAWYIGFTPSYVTGVWVGFDDERKLGKYETGSRAASPAASPIWVNYTRTILKGRPVKDFPVAENVVFARIDAKTGLLAKAGDPNAVFEPFKQGTAPTKFSRQTTPSFDQFFKADLEAESH